From a region of the Betta splendens chromosome 5, fBetSpl5.4, whole genome shotgun sequence genome:
- the srgap2 gene encoding SLIT-ROBO Rho GTPase-activating protein 2 isoform X3, with translation MESKTVLFLYSQRCKEVRAQLVEQLKCLDQQCELRVQLLQDLQDFFRKKAEIEMDYSRNLEKLGERFLTKTRSTKDHLLKKEQSILSPVSCWNLLLLQVKRESRDHATLSDLYLNNIIPRFAQISEDSGRLFKKSKEVGVQLQEDLMKVLNELYTVMKTYHMYNTDSINAESKLKEAEKQEEKQMGRSGRQDDRQTPRSPDALASIKTDEKPVRRSSVKKIEKMKEKRQAKYTENKLKAIKARNEYLLALEATNSCVFKYYIHDLSDIIDCCDLGYHASLQRALRTYLSAEQNVETSRHTGLETLEGATESLEPNGDKQKLMETYNNVFCPPARFDFQSHMGDTMGVVCAQQALESDLHQRCQQLKSRLSTLTIENEEVKKTMEATLSTIQDMVTVEDYDVSECFHHSNSMESVKSTFSESYLSKPSLAKRRANQQETEQFYFTKQKEFLEGRSLITKLKAKHDLIQKTLGESQKTDCCLASGGRNLTERKQDSSEAIPLIAESCIRFISRHGLQHEGIFRVSGSQVEVNDIKNAFERGEDPLAVDQNDHDMDSIAGVLKLYFRGLDHALFPKEVFHDLISCVSMESLQERAAHIKKILQPLPSKTLIIMRYLFAFLNHLSNYSEENMMDPYNLAICFGPTLMSVPDGHDQVSCQAHVNELIKTIIIHHDTIFPGLQELHGPIYTIPGAGDDFCGLHTDGPHCEPPVVEAPAPETASVSQNNSEDGSLAVSESDPIEAVARFDYTGRTNRELSFKKGASLLLYQRASDDWWEGRHNGMDGLVPHQYIVVQDVPDGGRGSPKPDVDSRDLLEERVSTRGSAASPTGAHVADIYLANLNKLRKRPESTSIRRTFRSSESDSTSPGASGGAGVRTASLPVGGALVKETGDKRPVSAHSILNSVTRHSSLKTKVESPQLRKTTTAGRSKSFSNHRPLDPELIAQVEHGSQDMEVSMSSTMHEISKFDRQSTSKHTHAPDVVLDTLEQLKGVGGGGGASEPSSPLHSRLLRDGEGGTSHGHPLQRSASSASDVPSSFRPAKSQPRSPLPSTTSPSLSSSALSSSVPSFRELRPPATRPKPVVFPKGGGGGSPAMGSPTSTVPPTPPPPSASHTHSLPHAPPPPPSPQSNDKSCPA, from the exons gaaGGAGCAGAGCATTTTGTCTCCTGTGAGCTGTTGGAACCTCTTACTGCTTCAGGTGAAGAGGGAGAGTCGAGACCACGCCACCCTGTCTGACCTCTACCTCAACAACATCATTCCCCGCTTTGCACAGATCAGCGAGGACTCGGGGCGCCTCTTCAAGAAG AGCAAAGAGGTTGGCGTACAGCTGCAAGAAGATCTGATGAAAGTCCTTAATGAGCTCTACACG GTGATGAAGACATACCACATGTACAACACCGACAGCATCAATGCCGAGTCCAAGCTGAAGGAGgcggagaagcaggaggagaagcagatggGACGCTCCGGTCGACAGGACGACCGGCAGACGCCGCGCTCCCCCGATGCCCTGGCCAGCATCAAGACTGATGAGAAACCAGTGCGACGCTCCAGTGTCAAGAAAATCgagaaaatgaaggagaag AGACAAGCAAAGTACACGGAGAACAAGCTGAAGGCCATCAAGGCCCGGAACGAGTATCTGCTGGCCCTCGAGGCGACCAACAGCTGCGTCTTCAAATATTACATCCACGACCTCTCCGACATTATTGAC TGCTGTGACCTGGGCTACCACGCCAGCTTGCAGCGTGCCCTGAGGACCTACCTGTCTGCCGAGCAGAACGTGGAAACGTCCAGACACACGGGCCTGGAGACGCTGGAGGGAGCCACCGAAAGTCTGGAGCCCaatggagacaaacaaaagctgatgGAGACGTACAACAACGTCTTCTGTCCCCCCGCTCGCTTCGACTTTCAGTCCCACATGGGAGACACG ATGGGAGTGGTGTGTGCACAGCAGGCGCTGGAGAGCGACCTGCACCAGAGGTGTCAGCAGCTCAAGTCCCGCCTCTCCACGCTCACCATCGAGAACGAAGAG GTGAAGAAGACCATGGAGGCCACGCTTTCCACCATCCAAGACATGGTGACGGTGGAGGACTACGACGTCTCCGAGTGCTTTCACCACAGCAACAGCATGGAGTCGGTCAAGTCCACCTTCAGTGAGTCCTATCTCAGCAAGCCCAGCCTGGCCAAGcgacgggccaatcagcaggaGACTGAGCAGTTTTACTTCACG AAGCAGAAGGAGTTTTTGGAGGGTCGCAGCCTGATCACAAAGCTGAAGGCCAAGCATGACCTCATCCAGAAGACCCTTGGAGAGA GTCAGAAAACCGACTGTTGCCTTGCCAG TGGAGGGAGAAACTTGACAGAACGGAAGCAG GACTCGAGCGAGGCCATTCCTCTTATAGCCGAGAGCTGCATCCGCTTCATCAGTCGCCATG GTCTGCAGCATGAAGGCATCTTCAGAGTGTCGGGATCTCAGGTGGAAGTTAATGACATCAAGAACGCTTTCGAGAGAG GTGAGGACCCGTTGGCTGTGGACCAGAATGACCACGACATGGACTCTATTGCTGGTGTTTTGAAGCTCTACTTCAGGGGACTGGACCATGCCCTGTTCCCCAAGGAAGTCTTCCATGACCTCATATcctgtgtgt CCATGGAAAGCCTCCAGGAGCGAGCAGCCCACATTAAGAAAATTCTGCAACCGCTTCCAAGTAAAACCCTCATCATAATGAGATATCTGTTCGCCTTCCTCAACCA CCTGTCTAACTACAGCGAAGAGAACATGATGGACCCCTACAACCTGGCCATCTGCTTTGGTCCCACTCTGATGTCTGTGCCTGATGGCCACGACCAGGTCTCCTGCCAGGCCCACGTCAACGAACTCATCAAGaccatcatcatccaccatgaCACCATTTTCCCCGGACTGCAGGAGCTGCATGGTCCTATCTACACCATCCCTGGAGCAGGAGATGACTTTTG CGGACTGCACACCGACGGTCCACACTGCGAGCCCCCCGTCGTGGAAGCGCCGGCACCTGAAACGGCCTCCGTGAGCCAGAACAACAGCGAAGATG GCTCCTTGGCTGTTTCAGAGTCAGACCCCATAGAAGCCGTCGCTCGGTTCGACTACACCGGACGGACGAACCGGGAGCTGTCGTTCAAGAagggagcctctctgcttttgtACCAGCGGGCCTCTGATGACTGGTGGGAGGGAAGGCACAACGGAATGGATGGACTTGTGCCACACCAGTACATTGTTGTCCAAGACGT GCCTGATGGCGGTCGGGGAAGTCCGAAGCCTGATGTTGACTCCAGGGACCTGTTGGAGGAGAGGGTGTCCACTAGAGGCAGCGCTGCTTCTCCTACTGGGGCTCATGTGGCTGACATCTACCTAGCCAACTTGAACAA GTTGAGAAAACGCCCAGAGTCCACAAGCATCCGGAGAACATTCAGGAGCTCGGAGAGTGACAGCACCAGTCCGGGGGCCAGTGGAGGAGCGGGGGTGAGAACCGCTTCGCTTCCTGTTGGCGGAGCTCTAGTGAAGGAAACCGGGGACAAGCGGCCTGTCAGTGCCCACAGCATTCTCAACTCGGTCACCCGTCACTCCTCTCTCAAGACCAAG GTGGAGAGTCCACAGTTGAGGAAGACAACAACAGCGGGCCGCTCCAAGAGCTTCAGTAACCACAGACCACTGGACCCTGAGTTGATCGCTCAGGTGGAGCATGGCTCACAG GATATGGAGGTGTCCATGAGCTCCACCATGCACGAGATCAGCAAGTTCGACAGACAGAGCACCTCCAAACATACACACGCCCCTGATGTGGTCCTGGACACGCTGGAGCAGCTGAAAGGCGTGGGCGGCGGTGGAGGCGCCTCGGAGCCCTCCAGCCCGCTCCACTCCCGTCTTTTGCGGGACGGTGAAGGTGGGACCTCACATGGCCACCCGCTGCAGCgcagcgcctcctccgccaGCGACGTACCCTCCTCCTTCCGCCCTGCCAAGAGCCAGCCCCGGAGCCCCCTGCCCTCCACCACATCCCCATCCTTGTCCTCCTCcgccctctcttcctctgtacCTTCCTTTAGGGAGCTGCGCCCGCCTGCGACCAGGCCCAAGCCGGTGGTGTTCCCcaagggcggaggaggaggcagtcCGGCAATGGGCTCCCCTACCTCCACTGTTCCACctacacctcctcctccatctgcaagccacacacactctctccctcacgctccccctcctccaccttcaccccAGTCTAACGACAAATCTTGTCCTGCTTAG
- the srgap2 gene encoding SLIT-ROBO Rho GTPase-activating protein 2 isoform X2, whose product MTSPAKFRKDKEIVAEYEAQVKEVRAQLVEQLKCLDQQCELRVQLLQDLQDFFRKKAEIEMDYSRNLEKLGERFLTKTRSTKDHLLKKEQSILSPVSCWNLLLLQVKRESRDHATLSDLYLNNIIPRFAQISEDSGRLFKKSKEVGVQLQEDLMKVLNELYTVMKTYHMYNTDSINAESKLKEAEKQEEKQMGRSGRQDDRQTPRSPDALASIKTDEKPVRRSSVKKIEKMKEKRQAKYTENKLKAIKARNEYLLALEATNSCVFKYYIHDLSDIIDCCDLGYHASLQRALRTYLSAEQNVETSRHTGLETLEGATESLEPNGDKQKLMETYNNVFCPPARFDFQSHMGDTMGVVCAQQALESDLHQRCQQLKSRLSTLTIENEEVKKTMEATLSTIQDMVTVEDYDVSECFHHSNSMESVKSTFSESYLSKPSLAKRRANQQETEQFYFTKQKEFLEGRSLITKLKAKHDLIQKTLGESQKTDCCLASGGRNLTERKQDSSEAIPLIAESCIRFISRHGLQHEGIFRVSGSQVEVNDIKNAFERGEDPLAVDQNDHDMDSIAGVLKLYFRGLDHALFPKEVFHDLISCVSMESLQERAAHIKKILQPLPSKTLIIMRYLFAFLNHLSNYSEENMMDPYNLAICFGPTLMSVPDGHDQVSCQAHVNELIKTIIIHHDTIFPGLQELHGPIYTIPGAGDDFCGLHTDGPHCEPPVVEAPAPETASVSQNNSEDESDPIEAVARFDYTGRTNRELSFKKGASLLLYQRASDDWWEGRHNGMDGLVPHQYIVVQDVPDGGRGSPKPDVDSRDLLEERVSTRGSAASPTGAHVADIYLANLNKLRKRPESTSIRRTFRSSESDSTSPGASGGAGVRTASLPVGGALVKETGDKRPVSAHSILNSVTRHSSLKTKVESPQLRKTTTAGRSKSFSNHRPLDPELIAQVEHGSQDMEVSMSSTMHEISKFDRQSTSKHTHAPDVVLDTLEQLKGVGGGGGASEPSSPLHSRLLRDGEGGTSHGHPLQRSASSASDVPSSFRPAKSQPRSPLPSTTSPSLSSSALSSSVPSFRELRPPATRPKPVVFPKGGGGGSPAMGSPTSTVPPTPPPPSASHTHSLPHAPPPPPSPQSNDKSCPA is encoded by the exons gaaGGAGCAGAGCATTTTGTCTCCTGTGAGCTGTTGGAACCTCTTACTGCTTCAGGTGAAGAGGGAGAGTCGAGACCACGCCACCCTGTCTGACCTCTACCTCAACAACATCATTCCCCGCTTTGCACAGATCAGCGAGGACTCGGGGCGCCTCTTCAAGAAG AGCAAAGAGGTTGGCGTACAGCTGCAAGAAGATCTGATGAAAGTCCTTAATGAGCTCTACACG GTGATGAAGACATACCACATGTACAACACCGACAGCATCAATGCCGAGTCCAAGCTGAAGGAGgcggagaagcaggaggagaagcagatggGACGCTCCGGTCGACAGGACGACCGGCAGACGCCGCGCTCCCCCGATGCCCTGGCCAGCATCAAGACTGATGAGAAACCAGTGCGACGCTCCAGTGTCAAGAAAATCgagaaaatgaaggagaag AGACAAGCAAAGTACACGGAGAACAAGCTGAAGGCCATCAAGGCCCGGAACGAGTATCTGCTGGCCCTCGAGGCGACCAACAGCTGCGTCTTCAAATATTACATCCACGACCTCTCCGACATTATTGAC TGCTGTGACCTGGGCTACCACGCCAGCTTGCAGCGTGCCCTGAGGACCTACCTGTCTGCCGAGCAGAACGTGGAAACGTCCAGACACACGGGCCTGGAGACGCTGGAGGGAGCCACCGAAAGTCTGGAGCCCaatggagacaaacaaaagctgatgGAGACGTACAACAACGTCTTCTGTCCCCCCGCTCGCTTCGACTTTCAGTCCCACATGGGAGACACG ATGGGAGTGGTGTGTGCACAGCAGGCGCTGGAGAGCGACCTGCACCAGAGGTGTCAGCAGCTCAAGTCCCGCCTCTCCACGCTCACCATCGAGAACGAAGAG GTGAAGAAGACCATGGAGGCCACGCTTTCCACCATCCAAGACATGGTGACGGTGGAGGACTACGACGTCTCCGAGTGCTTTCACCACAGCAACAGCATGGAGTCGGTCAAGTCCACCTTCAGTGAGTCCTATCTCAGCAAGCCCAGCCTGGCCAAGcgacgggccaatcagcaggaGACTGAGCAGTTTTACTTCACG AAGCAGAAGGAGTTTTTGGAGGGTCGCAGCCTGATCACAAAGCTGAAGGCCAAGCATGACCTCATCCAGAAGACCCTTGGAGAGA GTCAGAAAACCGACTGTTGCCTTGCCAG TGGAGGGAGAAACTTGACAGAACGGAAGCAG GACTCGAGCGAGGCCATTCCTCTTATAGCCGAGAGCTGCATCCGCTTCATCAGTCGCCATG GTCTGCAGCATGAAGGCATCTTCAGAGTGTCGGGATCTCAGGTGGAAGTTAATGACATCAAGAACGCTTTCGAGAGAG GTGAGGACCCGTTGGCTGTGGACCAGAATGACCACGACATGGACTCTATTGCTGGTGTTTTGAAGCTCTACTTCAGGGGACTGGACCATGCCCTGTTCCCCAAGGAAGTCTTCCATGACCTCATATcctgtgtgt CCATGGAAAGCCTCCAGGAGCGAGCAGCCCACATTAAGAAAATTCTGCAACCGCTTCCAAGTAAAACCCTCATCATAATGAGATATCTGTTCGCCTTCCTCAACCA CCTGTCTAACTACAGCGAAGAGAACATGATGGACCCCTACAACCTGGCCATCTGCTTTGGTCCCACTCTGATGTCTGTGCCTGATGGCCACGACCAGGTCTCCTGCCAGGCCCACGTCAACGAACTCATCAAGaccatcatcatccaccatgaCACCATTTTCCCCGGACTGCAGGAGCTGCATGGTCCTATCTACACCATCCCTGGAGCAGGAGATGACTTTTG CGGACTGCACACCGACGGTCCACACTGCGAGCCCCCCGTCGTGGAAGCGCCGGCACCTGAAACGGCCTCCGTGAGCCAGAACAACAGCGAAGATG AGTCAGACCCCATAGAAGCCGTCGCTCGGTTCGACTACACCGGACGGACGAACCGGGAGCTGTCGTTCAAGAagggagcctctctgcttttgtACCAGCGGGCCTCTGATGACTGGTGGGAGGGAAGGCACAACGGAATGGATGGACTTGTGCCACACCAGTACATTGTTGTCCAAGACGT GCCTGATGGCGGTCGGGGAAGTCCGAAGCCTGATGTTGACTCCAGGGACCTGTTGGAGGAGAGGGTGTCCACTAGAGGCAGCGCTGCTTCTCCTACTGGGGCTCATGTGGCTGACATCTACCTAGCCAACTTGAACAA GTTGAGAAAACGCCCAGAGTCCACAAGCATCCGGAGAACATTCAGGAGCTCGGAGAGTGACAGCACCAGTCCGGGGGCCAGTGGAGGAGCGGGGGTGAGAACCGCTTCGCTTCCTGTTGGCGGAGCTCTAGTGAAGGAAACCGGGGACAAGCGGCCTGTCAGTGCCCACAGCATTCTCAACTCGGTCACCCGTCACTCCTCTCTCAAGACCAAG GTGGAGAGTCCACAGTTGAGGAAGACAACAACAGCGGGCCGCTCCAAGAGCTTCAGTAACCACAGACCACTGGACCCTGAGTTGATCGCTCAGGTGGAGCATGGCTCACAG GATATGGAGGTGTCCATGAGCTCCACCATGCACGAGATCAGCAAGTTCGACAGACAGAGCACCTCCAAACATACACACGCCCCTGATGTGGTCCTGGACACGCTGGAGCAGCTGAAAGGCGTGGGCGGCGGTGGAGGCGCCTCGGAGCCCTCCAGCCCGCTCCACTCCCGTCTTTTGCGGGACGGTGAAGGTGGGACCTCACATGGCCACCCGCTGCAGCgcagcgcctcctccgccaGCGACGTACCCTCCTCCTTCCGCCCTGCCAAGAGCCAGCCCCGGAGCCCCCTGCCCTCCACCACATCCCCATCCTTGTCCTCCTCcgccctctcttcctctgtacCTTCCTTTAGGGAGCTGCGCCCGCCTGCGACCAGGCCCAAGCCGGTGGTGTTCCCcaagggcggaggaggaggcagtcCGGCAATGGGCTCCCCTACCTCCACTGTTCCACctacacctcctcctccatctgcaagccacacacactctctccctcacgctccccctcctccaccttcaccccAGTCTAACGACAAATCTTGTCCTGCTTAG
- the srgap2 gene encoding SLIT-ROBO Rho GTPase-activating protein 2 isoform X1: MTSPAKFRKDKEIVAEYEAQVKEVRAQLVEQLKCLDQQCELRVQLLQDLQDFFRKKAEIEMDYSRNLEKLGERFLTKTRSTKDHLLKKEQSILSPVSCWNLLLLQVKRESRDHATLSDLYLNNIIPRFAQISEDSGRLFKKSKEVGVQLQEDLMKVLNELYTVMKTYHMYNTDSINAESKLKEAEKQEEKQMGRSGRQDDRQTPRSPDALASIKTDEKPVRRSSVKKIEKMKEKRQAKYTENKLKAIKARNEYLLALEATNSCVFKYYIHDLSDIIDCCDLGYHASLQRALRTYLSAEQNVETSRHTGLETLEGATESLEPNGDKQKLMETYNNVFCPPARFDFQSHMGDTMGVVCAQQALESDLHQRCQQLKSRLSTLTIENEEVKKTMEATLSTIQDMVTVEDYDVSECFHHSNSMESVKSTFSESYLSKPSLAKRRANQQETEQFYFTKQKEFLEGRSLITKLKAKHDLIQKTLGESQKTDCCLASGGRNLTERKQDSSEAIPLIAESCIRFISRHGLQHEGIFRVSGSQVEVNDIKNAFERGEDPLAVDQNDHDMDSIAGVLKLYFRGLDHALFPKEVFHDLISCVSMESLQERAAHIKKILQPLPSKTLIIMRYLFAFLNHLSNYSEENMMDPYNLAICFGPTLMSVPDGHDQVSCQAHVNELIKTIIIHHDTIFPGLQELHGPIYTIPGAGDDFCGLHTDGPHCEPPVVEAPAPETASVSQNNSEDGSLAVSESDPIEAVARFDYTGRTNRELSFKKGASLLLYQRASDDWWEGRHNGMDGLVPHQYIVVQDVPDGGRGSPKPDVDSRDLLEERVSTRGSAASPTGAHVADIYLANLNKLRKRPESTSIRRTFRSSESDSTSPGASGGAGVRTASLPVGGALVKETGDKRPVSAHSILNSVTRHSSLKTKVESPQLRKTTTAGRSKSFSNHRPLDPELIAQVEHGSQDMEVSMSSTMHEISKFDRQSTSKHTHAPDVVLDTLEQLKGVGGGGGASEPSSPLHSRLLRDGEGGTSHGHPLQRSASSASDVPSSFRPAKSQPRSPLPSTTSPSLSSSALSSSVPSFRELRPPATRPKPVVFPKGGGGGSPAMGSPTSTVPPTPPPPSASHTHSLPHAPPPPPSPQSNDKSCPA; this comes from the exons gaaGGAGCAGAGCATTTTGTCTCCTGTGAGCTGTTGGAACCTCTTACTGCTTCAGGTGAAGAGGGAGAGTCGAGACCACGCCACCCTGTCTGACCTCTACCTCAACAACATCATTCCCCGCTTTGCACAGATCAGCGAGGACTCGGGGCGCCTCTTCAAGAAG AGCAAAGAGGTTGGCGTACAGCTGCAAGAAGATCTGATGAAAGTCCTTAATGAGCTCTACACG GTGATGAAGACATACCACATGTACAACACCGACAGCATCAATGCCGAGTCCAAGCTGAAGGAGgcggagaagcaggaggagaagcagatggGACGCTCCGGTCGACAGGACGACCGGCAGACGCCGCGCTCCCCCGATGCCCTGGCCAGCATCAAGACTGATGAGAAACCAGTGCGACGCTCCAGTGTCAAGAAAATCgagaaaatgaaggagaag AGACAAGCAAAGTACACGGAGAACAAGCTGAAGGCCATCAAGGCCCGGAACGAGTATCTGCTGGCCCTCGAGGCGACCAACAGCTGCGTCTTCAAATATTACATCCACGACCTCTCCGACATTATTGAC TGCTGTGACCTGGGCTACCACGCCAGCTTGCAGCGTGCCCTGAGGACCTACCTGTCTGCCGAGCAGAACGTGGAAACGTCCAGACACACGGGCCTGGAGACGCTGGAGGGAGCCACCGAAAGTCTGGAGCCCaatggagacaaacaaaagctgatgGAGACGTACAACAACGTCTTCTGTCCCCCCGCTCGCTTCGACTTTCAGTCCCACATGGGAGACACG ATGGGAGTGGTGTGTGCACAGCAGGCGCTGGAGAGCGACCTGCACCAGAGGTGTCAGCAGCTCAAGTCCCGCCTCTCCACGCTCACCATCGAGAACGAAGAG GTGAAGAAGACCATGGAGGCCACGCTTTCCACCATCCAAGACATGGTGACGGTGGAGGACTACGACGTCTCCGAGTGCTTTCACCACAGCAACAGCATGGAGTCGGTCAAGTCCACCTTCAGTGAGTCCTATCTCAGCAAGCCCAGCCTGGCCAAGcgacgggccaatcagcaggaGACTGAGCAGTTTTACTTCACG AAGCAGAAGGAGTTTTTGGAGGGTCGCAGCCTGATCACAAAGCTGAAGGCCAAGCATGACCTCATCCAGAAGACCCTTGGAGAGA GTCAGAAAACCGACTGTTGCCTTGCCAG TGGAGGGAGAAACTTGACAGAACGGAAGCAG GACTCGAGCGAGGCCATTCCTCTTATAGCCGAGAGCTGCATCCGCTTCATCAGTCGCCATG GTCTGCAGCATGAAGGCATCTTCAGAGTGTCGGGATCTCAGGTGGAAGTTAATGACATCAAGAACGCTTTCGAGAGAG GTGAGGACCCGTTGGCTGTGGACCAGAATGACCACGACATGGACTCTATTGCTGGTGTTTTGAAGCTCTACTTCAGGGGACTGGACCATGCCCTGTTCCCCAAGGAAGTCTTCCATGACCTCATATcctgtgtgt CCATGGAAAGCCTCCAGGAGCGAGCAGCCCACATTAAGAAAATTCTGCAACCGCTTCCAAGTAAAACCCTCATCATAATGAGATATCTGTTCGCCTTCCTCAACCA CCTGTCTAACTACAGCGAAGAGAACATGATGGACCCCTACAACCTGGCCATCTGCTTTGGTCCCACTCTGATGTCTGTGCCTGATGGCCACGACCAGGTCTCCTGCCAGGCCCACGTCAACGAACTCATCAAGaccatcatcatccaccatgaCACCATTTTCCCCGGACTGCAGGAGCTGCATGGTCCTATCTACACCATCCCTGGAGCAGGAGATGACTTTTG CGGACTGCACACCGACGGTCCACACTGCGAGCCCCCCGTCGTGGAAGCGCCGGCACCTGAAACGGCCTCCGTGAGCCAGAACAACAGCGAAGATG GCTCCTTGGCTGTTTCAGAGTCAGACCCCATAGAAGCCGTCGCTCGGTTCGACTACACCGGACGGACGAACCGGGAGCTGTCGTTCAAGAagggagcctctctgcttttgtACCAGCGGGCCTCTGATGACTGGTGGGAGGGAAGGCACAACGGAATGGATGGACTTGTGCCACACCAGTACATTGTTGTCCAAGACGT GCCTGATGGCGGTCGGGGAAGTCCGAAGCCTGATGTTGACTCCAGGGACCTGTTGGAGGAGAGGGTGTCCACTAGAGGCAGCGCTGCTTCTCCTACTGGGGCTCATGTGGCTGACATCTACCTAGCCAACTTGAACAA GTTGAGAAAACGCCCAGAGTCCACAAGCATCCGGAGAACATTCAGGAGCTCGGAGAGTGACAGCACCAGTCCGGGGGCCAGTGGAGGAGCGGGGGTGAGAACCGCTTCGCTTCCTGTTGGCGGAGCTCTAGTGAAGGAAACCGGGGACAAGCGGCCTGTCAGTGCCCACAGCATTCTCAACTCGGTCACCCGTCACTCCTCTCTCAAGACCAAG GTGGAGAGTCCACAGTTGAGGAAGACAACAACAGCGGGCCGCTCCAAGAGCTTCAGTAACCACAGACCACTGGACCCTGAGTTGATCGCTCAGGTGGAGCATGGCTCACAG GATATGGAGGTGTCCATGAGCTCCACCATGCACGAGATCAGCAAGTTCGACAGACAGAGCACCTCCAAACATACACACGCCCCTGATGTGGTCCTGGACACGCTGGAGCAGCTGAAAGGCGTGGGCGGCGGTGGAGGCGCCTCGGAGCCCTCCAGCCCGCTCCACTCCCGTCTTTTGCGGGACGGTGAAGGTGGGACCTCACATGGCCACCCGCTGCAGCgcagcgcctcctccgccaGCGACGTACCCTCCTCCTTCCGCCCTGCCAAGAGCCAGCCCCGGAGCCCCCTGCCCTCCACCACATCCCCATCCTTGTCCTCCTCcgccctctcttcctctgtacCTTCCTTTAGGGAGCTGCGCCCGCCTGCGACCAGGCCCAAGCCGGTGGTGTTCCCcaagggcggaggaggaggcagtcCGGCAATGGGCTCCCCTACCTCCACTGTTCCACctacacctcctcctccatctgcaagccacacacactctctccctcacgctccccctcctccaccttcaccccAGTCTAACGACAAATCTTGTCCTGCTTAG